The sequence TTAATCCGGGTGTCAAATCTCAGATCTTAggaagatactttttttttttgtattccagATGTAGATACATCTTTTAATCTTTCCACTCATATGACAGGACTTGATAAGAGGAGGATGGGATAgtttacaaaaaatatgaattcatATCTCGAGTAGGGATCAGAGAAAACAGATCTACTGTGTCGTATGAAATAAGATACGTGGTGTTGCTGTGCGGAGGATGATAAGTCTTCTGtagtaattgtttgtttttgatgcaTCTATAATTCACTTTAAACCAGATGCAGTAAGCACAGATCAGAAGACAATTATTAGCACATCTGTCAGGTGGAGATGGATGATAAAATAATTCAACAACAGTTCAGTAAACAGTATTAGTAACTGACGCTACAGCTGGCGGTTTATATATCAGAGTCAAAACAGCGGTGACTACAGGGGAAAATAAACTTGAAAAAATATCTCAATCTTTTTCCAGGGCTGTTAACCTTATCTCATGGTCTTTGTCTGTGGATAGTTTGCTCTGTTAAGAATGAGTGTGAACTACTTTTTGACAAGGTCAAGAAGGAACGTGCAGACTCCGTGATTAGTGAGGTGTAAAGCAGCTATCAGTGATGAAGCTCAGCGTAAGTTCATTCAGGAAGACGTCTATCCATcacgtttctctctctctctctctctctctcttccaacCTAATCAGCTGCATTGTCATCAGCTGAACGTGGGCATTCTCTTtcagttaaaggtcccatggcatgaaaatgtcacttcatgaggttttttaacattaatacgagttcccccagcctgcttatggcgataggtgtaaaccgagtcctgggtatcctgctctgccttcaagagaatgaaagctcagatgggccgagctggaatcttccccttacgaggtcataaggggcaaggttacctcNNNNNNNNNNGCTTTggctgcccagagaatttggcccactcctcaTCAAAAgatacagactcagaaatggNNNNNNNNNNggaaagctcattgtgggactggctcttgTGGCTcaaattctgcaccaaggctgaattttcagaggcttcagatacagtattaggaaacCCCTAAGGCCTaggtaaaagagacttcagatacagtattaggggaccactaaggtctatataaaagagacttcagatacagtattaggggaccactaaggtctatataaaagagacttcagatacagtattaggggaccactaaggtctatataaaagcatccaaagagcaccatgtcatgggacctttaaaccaaCCACGTTGTCACAATCTCTCTGTGAGATATAGTGTTGTTGCATTCAAACTTTAAGTGTGTTCTTGCTGCTGCTGGTTGTCATTTCAGGCACAATAGATGCGACCCTCCTTCACCACATTCACCTCCAGTTCTCATCATTCCCAGCTCCCAGGGTTGCTCCATCAGAAGCCCCGCTCCACATCAAATCCATCCAAATCTGCAGGCTTCCTTTATTCCTTCGTCatcaccaccagtgtctagactccatctgGGCAATATTCCTACTGGTCAAGACAACGGGAATTTGGCAGAAtttccgttgccttgggctttctttgtgttgacattttaaactgtgGTCGATTTGAGAGGACTACGgtgaactgctcctcagatctctgcaagttaaatccagacagctagtgaGACTATATGtccaacctttgaacgtacgtacactcaccggccactttattaggtaccccatgctagtaacgggttggaccccttttgccttcagaactgcctcaattcttcgtggcatagattcaacaaggtgctggaagcattcctcagggagttggtccatattgacatgatggcatccacacgttgccgcagatttgtcggctgcaaaTCCATGATGCGaactcccgttccaccacatcccaagatgctctatggattgagatctggtgactgtggaggccatttgagtacagcgaactcattgcatgttcaagaaaccagtcgtgtgaattccagctttatgacatggcgcattatcctgctgaaagtagccatcagaagttgggtaactatggtcataaagggatggacatggtcagcacaaatactcaggtaggctgtggcgttgcaacgatgctcaattggtaccaaggggccaaagagtgccaagaaaatattccccacaccatgacaccaccacccccagcctgaccgttgatacaaggcaggatggatccatgctttcatgttgtagacgaccaattctgaccctaccatccgactgtcgcagcagaaatcgagactcatcagaccaggcaacgtttttccaatctctattgccaatttcgatgagctgtgcaaattgtagtctcagtttctgTTTAGCGAAAGGAGTGgcaccgatgtggtcttctgctgctgtagccatctgcctcaaagttggacgtactgtgcgttcagagatgctctctgccaccttggttgtaacgggtgggatttgagtcactgttgccttctatcagctcgaaccagtctggccattctcctctgacctctggcatcaacaaggcatttcgcccacagaactgccgctcactggatgttttttctttttcggaccattctctgtaaaccctagagtggttgtgcgtgaaaatcccagtagattagcagtttctgaaatactccgaccagcccttctggcaccaacaatcatgccacgttcaaagtcactcaaatcacctttcttccccatactgatgctcggtttgaaatgcaggagattctcttgaccatgttacatgcctaaatgcactgagttgcgccatgtgattggctgcttagaaataagggtaacgagcagttggacaggtgtacctaataaagtggccggtgagtatgtttcaccaaaacaagttcctccccgGGGCTattttagcaccgcccaagatgattgtgattgatttaaagaaatgccaaaaaaccgGAGCATGTTTTTCTACCATCCTGGtaagctgtgtggactagccggacccTCACAGAATAACCATGTTTGTTAAACTTATTTCATTATGAAATGAAATCTCTCCTTATTAAAATACTATTCAATATTACTTTCTGGAGTGGACAGAGTACtgatacaaaaacaataaactgtGTCAAATCTGACATGTCTTCTAACCAATACGTTCACATAGGTTGTTTGTTCCTACCTTCTAATATGACCCATAGGAGTGTAAGCACAATTACATCTGTGAACAGAATGGAAAGAATCATGAGTATATGAGCCTTTATTTTCAGGCTGTGGTTTTCggaaaaatctaaaatacaaattaactgtaaataaataactgattaatgttttaatgtaacttaatttaaaaaaaaagaaaagaaaaaaagtctgggCAGGTGGAATGTCATGTAAAGCAGGAGTAGTTAACAAAGTCAAAGAACAGATATTCAGTCATTTTGAATTTGCTTTCTTGTAATGGTCCAGCTTCCATTTAGTGCTATGAGTATCACTTTTTCAATTCTCAGTAACTTAAACTATATTTAAACAATACACCAATtttcctgtcaaataaaaagcaaaaagtcCACAAGTTTTTCATGGCAAAGTCAGATGTCTGTATTGAATCAGTAGGCGCCTCGGTGGGGTTGCCAAAGTTCTGCTTTGAGGGCTGCTACAGTTCACTGGTTTTGTGTTTCCCTTGTTCTTTTTGAGTAACTTCTATGGTTCCCCTAGTTCCCCTTCCATGGTCCGGACCAGCACATACAGCTCCGCCAGGCCGACTACAGATGCAGCGATCACAGCCGATATTACTCGCTGGAAGAAGACAGGTGACAGAAACCAAAAAAGGCCACAGTTATGTAACCATTAGGTTGatacaaacacaaattaaagaagaaaacatcAGACAACTCTTAGTGTAACGCAATCCAATCCAattcaaaaacatcacaaaatacaGCCTCCAATATTACCACCACATCTCAATATGGTTAGTTTTACAAAGGCAGGGGTAGTTGCATGGCTTGTGAACCATGTGTAAAGCATACTCTCTTACCGCTGCAGTGTCAGTGAATAGGTACTGACTCGCCATATACGAACAGGCAAAGGCAGCAACCACGGTGACCAGGAAGTTGAATATGGTTGCCACCACTGCTTTGACTGATCGCACTGAAGAAAGCGAGAGTAAAACAAgttcagaagaagaagaagttcaTTTTCAATATAGAGCATATACTCAGCTTCTGATTGCTGTAAGGGTGATAATATAATCGTAATAAGATATTAAACGGTGTTGTATATGTGTACCAAACTAACCTTGCCGTCCAAAATCTGCTAATGTTTCATTGCGGTTGATTTTCTGAAGACATAGAAAGATATTTATCACAGTCAATGATATGCTCCAAAAAACGTTATTTTTTCCTTGCTGTAAGTCTTACACCACgattaaaaatgaaacaatttaAGCAGTCAAGTTCATGACAAGatctttatatttatatatacatagcTCATAGCATGACcttcattatttttaatgttaacatATACAAAAACGTACCTGAGTGTTGACATTACGTGTGATTCTGTTGTATTCCTCGTTGGCTAGTTTGGCTTTGATCCTCTCAAGACGTTTGACAAGCTCGGGGTTCTGAGAGAGAAAAGTCACGGTTCAATTTTAGTTGTTTGCAGCAGAGATTTCTTCCCCAAGTACTTGTGATATTTATTCTATTCTCTCCATCCCCCTGGGAGAAGATTACACCACGCTAAATATTATGGAGGGATATAGGGATAAGTTGCTCAAATTGGGCTCCATCATCAAAAGTCTCTAGTTAGTTTCTGTCACATCAGTTCTATTTCAAGTTGTCAGATGTCTCCGCCTCGTCAATGTCAATGCAGCATAACACTGATTGATATGTTAGAGGTTAAACAGAcgaatataatacatatatattcaaAACTGGGCATGTCCATGGTTTCACTTACCCTGGGAGGCTTCACAACCTCAGGCAGGTACAGCGAGCTATCCTCCAACAACTCATGCAGGTAGAAAGGATGCCCTGCGGTAAAACAGCAATAAGAAAGTGTTACACAGAAACATATTCATGCCATGGCTTCTagtatgaattatttttattgcaGAACATCACCCCAGAACTTCGGCACAGGTTTGCAAAAGCTGGAAGAAAGAATGTTTTTAATATTGATATCATCACATGAGACTAGCGTGTTGattaattacataaaatgatATGATTAGATGTTAGGGTTGTCTGATCTTTAAGGACAACTAACAAATCTGTTACTCATCTGTTCTTTGAAGGAAAAGAACATGAATGAAATTAAgaccttttaatactttatatCATTAGCAACGTATTTTGTATTAACCACCAATTCGTAATTACGAGATCAGGATCTCGTAATTAGAcagatataatttttttattgatcccaaaaaaagggTGTTGCAGCAGTAACAtatcagacacacatacagaaaatacatgaaataacaaaaacacaatataggaacaaataatttaaaatatatacaactaatatacaagttgggaataaaaataaaaatgtacaactgtGTAACTATTATTGATACGAtactaatattattaataactaGTATTATTACGAGATAGTAACTCATAATTTCGCGAAAAAGTATTTTATCTCGAGATATCTTGCGTGAATGCAACGCACTTCCTTTACATTGGAAGTTACTCTGTGAACGTGTACCGTTGTCCTGAAGGTATTTCTTGAGTGTCCTCGCCGTACTGAAGGACAGGGTTGCTTGTGGTGCTCCAAGAGCCTCCTCCAGTTCTTCTCTCAGTCCCTGGGGCAGAGAGGACTCCGTCTTTTCTAATAACTCCGTGACCTTATTTCGGAATTTTTCCCCGACAACAAATGCAGAGGCCATGGTTTAAATCCCAGTCACTCTGACAGGATGGTCGAAATTAATGCGATGCAGCTATCTAGATGAATATATACCGTTTGTCAAGCTTTTTCTCACGAGCACGAGCTGCCAGTTAACATAGGTCTACAAATAGAGGAGCCAAAACTGTCCCTAACGGTTTTTATTGTGATTATACGTTGAAATTCGGCGTTTAAGCTAACTGCTAAAGGTAAATATCTCCAAGTGAGCAGCCATGTTGTTTGTCTTGTGACACGATGACGTACTCTCTCACATGACCAACAGCGTGAAGATGTATTATTAGTATCATTGACAATTATTAGTGCGGATTTTGGAAAATTGTAAGTATTTATAATCTTTATACACTGTTAACGTTTAATCACAAGCAGACAATAATGTTTTATTCCATATTCAACTCAAATGTTGATCGCCACAGCACACGTGAGCTCTTTTGGTGCATTCCATGTCTCCTCATAAAGCAAGAGTTTAGAGTTTCAACTAACAGACTTGAGGTGAAATATGAACTAGGCCTGCTTAGTAGCCCGACAaggcccccccccaaaaaaaagcctGACATGCCAGACCCACATCATTAGCTTGCAAATTATATTTGCTGCCGCTGGGATGCGGTCTAGATTTCTAGGTTATACTTAGTGTTGTGGTTGGAAGATTTAAACGaaactactttttggaatccactTGTCCCACTTAAAGTATTTGTGAAATGTTAATACTGGTTGGTTTTCCCCTTTCCCTCTATTtcaattgaattttatttatagtgtcaaatcataacaggagttatcccaggacactttacagtagGTCTAAACCACACTCTATCATTTAAAAACACCTAACAATTCTGCAACAACGGCGTGTGTctgtgcgacagtggcgaggaaaacttcctttaaacaggcagaaacctcagacagaagTAGGCTCTCGGTGGGCGgccatctgctgctgctggttgggacacagagacagatacagaaaTATGGTTCATACtaattatagcagttggtatGATGAACAGTATAGAATAATAGAACTATGACGAGAACTAGTAGCAGTGCAGGGCGTCAGGCAGGACCATGGTAGCAGCTACAACCaagatttaggtgccaccctaatccaaagAAATCTGTGAGGCGGAAGCGAGGAAAGAAGCTCCCCGGAGCTAAATTAGTAAAATTACTGGGACAttgatgcacacagatggaaagagagaggagctcagtttGTTGTAGGAAGtaccccggcagtctaaaactttAGCAGCATTACTAATAGCTGGACCAAGGCAAACCTGAGCCAACCTACAAAAGGTTGGTATGAATATGacaactatgaagagaagcagagatgaggaggggCATCATGTCTGTAGCTACAAACCCTCCCCCGCCAATCTAGGCGTTTTCTGCTACTCTGCATTCCCTAACTacaagctttatcaaagaggagattTTTAAGCTTACCCTTAAATGTgaagatggtgtctgcctcctgaacccaaactcgGAGATAGTTCCataggagaggagcctgatagctgaaggctctggctcccaatCCCACTTGGGAAACTCTGAGAACCactctgcattctgggagcgcagtgcttaAGTGGGGCAATGGGGTACTTTAAGCTCTTCAAGATATGATGGTGATCATCAAGAGGTTTGttggtcaggagaaggattttaaattgaatcCCAGATTTTTCAGGAAGCCAAAGCAGAGACGCTAAGAAACATGCTCTCTTTTAAGTTCTCGTCAGTACACGCGCTACatcattctggatcagctggacttgtTTGAGCAACATGATTTACATTTTCACTCTGTTGGTACagtttacacacattacactcaGGCcggaaaatacacacacatgcttaggaCCTATAGATGCACTAATGAAGAGATGTCCAAGTGAGGGGGCGTCCCATGTTTGAGCGGCCAGAACAGTTAGGGGTTTCAGTaacttgctcaagggcaccatggcagtgcccaggaggtgaactgacaacccaactccctacagactgagatACTAGAGCCTATTTTtggttctgggaaccaaaaattgttagctgggtacTATCCCACAAGTCTCACATTTATCTGGCGCTGTCTATATAATTCAAGTTGTTTATCGTCACACCGGTTATAGGCTACAAGTACAAACATGTAAGGTTATACCGGGCGGCTCcattaaagaaaaacagtaaGTAGAAATTGTAAGGgacatattaaaatataataaaatcagTAAATAACTAATATAAGAGACAATGGAAGAAAACAGTAACTATATAGACATAACAATAgaattaaaaacataacatagcaTTAATAAATGTATAGGCCTAGCCTATACATTCAAGGCCTATTTATGAAACAGGGACCATTGCACACAGAATGAATATTGCATAGGGGGTTGTATTATGAAGTAGCATTGAGTCAAGTAGGCctatgtcattaaaaaaaactgcgtCGTCTTTCCCATATTTACTTCAATTACTTCTCGCAAGTTTATTTTAACCATACATTTATCGTAAATACGACTCTTTCGTTGTTCCCTGAACGCGGCATCAGTGCCCTGCTAGTGCATGCTTAGGCAGCAGAGAGTGCCTGTTATGTGAAGTGAGCGTGTCATAGCTGGAAAGATGGCGGCCTCTGCGTTACGCCGAGGCTTGCTGAGCACTGTCAGTAAAtacaacaagaaacacacactTAGAGTACTGTGTGTCatagacagcagcagcagcagcagcgggtTTGAGGTGTCCAGGCCGCGGGTAGAGTGCCGAGCCTGCGGACTGCCCGGCGGCGTTCAGCAGAGGAGGTACATGTCCTCACGGTAAGAGACGCAGCCAGTGTCCTCAGATTTTAGCTAAGTAACGTTACAAACTCTTCAAGATGGTCCCTTAAAGGCATTGGGCACGTTGTTTTTTGAGGTGGTAGATGCGTCCAGATTGTGTTTGCGTTATGAGCGTGGTGGGCACACACGAGCTGACATTTAGtatcagaaaaagagaaaagcacgGTTGTCCTCTGCTGcccagtagctagctagctagctagctagcagatAACTAGCCAGCATGGATTGAGATAGCTACCTGTTTTGACTGCCTGTCTGCAATTTGCTGAGTCAATGCATGTTACATCACTCAGTTAAAAGTTATCACCCACAGTGGAACTGTTTTCTGTGATTATTTGGCATGTTTTTAAAACCTTGACATTAGTGATGTCACGGGATTTATATCCGGTAAAACTGCAACAATTTCTAACATAACGCTACTGGTTATCCGTAACCGAGtctaaattaattaattgttaatTGGCGGGTTGTTGGGTCAGATTACTTTGAAATTACTGAATACAAATTACAAGGTAATCTTTCAAGTTTAGTATAGGTTTATCTAATCTGAATACTTCCGGATGATTTATAGATTACTTCAAAatcaaacattgaaaatattGCACTTCACACTAACATTTGAGTGTTAAATGTTAGTggttatttacattttcaatgcaaataAAATGGATTTAGCATATTCAGCATTTACAGTTTGTCAAATCAACCCTTCCAAAACAGTACTGACACAATCTGCAGGTGCACAGTGTTTTACAACCGGTGGGAAGACGTTTTTGTTGTCGAAATGTTTGTAGCTTCTGTTTTTCATAGCCTACAGTAGTAGAACATGTTCAGAATTGGTATCATGGAATCAAATTTCATGAAtttaaaatgtccttattttaaAGAAGTAGTCAGAATcaactttatttgccaggtatgaggacacatacgaggaactTTGCTTTGGATTATACATTGATCACAATgtgtacaacaac comes from Etheostoma spectabile isolate EspeVRDwgs_2016 chromosome 3, UIUC_Espe_1.0, whole genome shotgun sequence and encodes:
- the vma12 gene encoding transmembrane protein 199 produces the protein MASAFVVGEKFRNKVTELLEKTESSLPQGLREELEEALGAPQATLSFSTARTLKKYLQDNGHPFYLHELLEDSSLYLPEVVKPPRNPELVKRLERIKAKLANEEYNRITRNVNTQKINRNETLADFGRQVRSVKAVVATIFNFLVTVVAAFACSYMASQYLFTDTAARVISAVIAASVVGLAELYVLVRTMEGELGEP